The nucleotide sequence TGAACCATAACACCTCACCTGTGTGGGCAGCACCGTACGCCAGTCAACACCAGCCGActcttccttcttttattgTCACAGGATGTTCCCCTGAGACGTGTGACATGAACGGTTTTACAACCTATTTGGTTGTTAGACGTTATATTGATGCTTATGAAAACTGGCATCATCCCCTGATGTATCCCCCTGGTATATGTATGTTAAGGTTTATGACTCAATGAGTTAATCGGTCTCAATAACCTCGGTTTACTTTCGTCTATTAGCATGGATGAATGGGTAAAGTGTATCTGCGCCATAGGTTGAATGTACACGAACTCGTCTTGGGTGACGTCAGTTTTCCGTCTCGTGCGTCCCAGCAGCTCAGTGCCGGATATGCGCCATGTCACAGTTGCGCATGCGCTAACCAATTAACATTCTTCGAGCCATTTTTGGCTTTTATGAAGGACAATAGCAAAAAGGACAAGGATAAGAATTTAACGCCACCAAGGAGGTCACGTGGCAGCCGGTGTTTATTTATCCGTTAGCAAAGAACTCCGCAAGTCATTAACGAATTTTAATGCatatttcagaaaatgttgatgttGATAATGAGCCAAGGAAGAATATTTTTGCGATGTTTTGGATTCCAGAGTTTGAACTTTGACTTTGAGATGTTacgtaaccttgtattactactgtaCAGTCCAACAACCTtcattaaaggaagacaaatcAGAGCTCTCAAGTGCCTTGATTCCCCACTGGAAATCATTATCTAAAAACATGGCACTTCACTCAATGCTCTTTTCTCTTGGGCAAACCTTTAAATACAAGACCAGCAATAGTTAATACACATCAGTAGTTTGACAAATTGAAATGGGATTTTGGATCTATTAATTTGTCAATATGTATTTATACTAATTACCGACTGTTTATTGCCTGTTGacttaatttgttttttttttatggtcatgagctttgggtaatgaccgaaagatcaagatcacgggtacaagcggccgaaatgagcttcctccgtagggtggctgggctctcccttagggatagggtgagaagctctgccatccgggaggagctcggagtagagccgctgctcctccgcgtcgagaggagccagatgaggtggcttgggcatctagttaggatgccccctggacgcctccctggtgcggtgttcagggcatgtccctccggtaggagaccccgggaagacccaggacacgttggagagactatgtctctcgactggtctgggaacgcctggggatccctccggatgagctggaagaagtagctggggagagggaagtctgggcttctcttcttaggctgctgccaccgcgacccgaccccggataagcgggagagaatggatggatggatggatggatgattacaAATGCGTGATGTTTTTCAAAATTGATGTCTATACTGTCTTGTCTCATTGACGCATATGTGTAACGCACAGGTTAGCGCATGCGCAGAAATGAACCGAGCCGCTCAGGTTCCGGGTGCAGATCAGGCTAAAAGCTCCACTGAAGAGCCAACATGGCGGCCGGCTATGCGTGGTTTCTTGTGCTTggttctgtttttctctgtaatCTCATGAAGACACTGCTACCGTCTATTTCATCTTTTGTAAGTACGATCTATATATTCAGTAGGTAAAGTGGTTATCTTTAATGTCGATGATATTGCAAAATTAGTTGCCCCTGACTTTAAAGAGCTTCTCTTAGCTAGCTCGCTGATGAGTCAAATTGTGAAATTCTAAGGGTGAGCTTTCATTATGatgataaaataatttaattgaAATTAAGCACATGTATCCTCCATTTATAATTATTTTCGTAACACATATTCATGCGCTTTAatcatgtgtttattttgactTAGGTCGCCACAATTCCCTTTTCTTGATacgttgttttttgtttttttttcccccattcaAGCTGTCTAAATTGGTCCAGAAAGATGCTGAACAAGAGAGCGAGATGAGGGCTGAGATCCATGAAATGAAGAAGGAGCAGTCCACAATCAGCATGATGGATGAATTTGCCAGACATGCCCGGCTGGAGCGCAAAATCAACAAAATGACAGACAAGCTGAAAACACATGGTAGGAGACATGCAGGATTCCCTAGAACACACACTAGCAGGATTTAGTGAGGAATAAATCACTTTTGCAATTGAGAGaacttgatttatttttctgttttcatctttgGGCTTCATGGGGGTGGAGGGGCCAGAAGActgtttctgcttctgcagTAGATTCATACGTTGACCCTACAGAAGGAAGTGGTGTCTACACACATTCTCAGCACTCTGGGTGAACAGCTGGTGCTGCCTGTCACTGTCAGCTGCTTCTTGTTACCAAAGGAAGTTGCTAAATGGAAATTTGGTTCAATAAAGTTATGCTGCAGTGCACAAGCACTTTCTGATTTACATCATTTTGTAAACAGTATGTGAAATTAGAACTTGCCTCCCTAGTTTCAGCCCTTTGAATTACATCTAATGAAACTtgtgcttgttttgtttttcctgacttGCAGTCAAATCAAGAACAGCCCAGCAGGCCAAAATGAAATGGGTTGTCAACATTGTCTTTTATATCCTGCAGGTAGGTGAAAATGGAAGAACCATTCATTCGGGCATAATCTTCTGACAGAATATCTTGGTTCATAGAAAAAACTCATTATCTTTGACTCAGGCCGCTCTGATGATCTCCTTGATATGGAAGTTTTACTCTGATCCAGTGACTGTGGTTCCCAGTAAATGGATTGCCCCCGTGGAGCGTCTGGTGGCCTTCCCCACTGGAGTGGCAGGTATTTAGGCTTTCCCCCCGTGTAGCACAGTTAGAGTCCgcccagtgtttgtgtgtcaataatggaattgttctcttttctcagGTGGAGTCGGAATCACCTGTTGGTTGGTAGTTTGCAACAAAGTCATCACGTTGGGTCTTCATGCCATCAGCTAGAAAACCTAAACCTTATGTTAACTTATTGCTCActttcggtgtgtgtgtgtgtgtgctcgtgtgtgtgtgttcgtgttaATGTAGTGATGTGAAGTTACACTCTGATGTGAAGTGTAAGTTTTGGTTGTATATAATTTTTACATTAAACTCCGAAACTGAAAGACGttagaataaaaatgaatgtaGGGCTCTTCATTCTGTTCATGGACAACGAGAGGCTGAGGTGCTGCAGCGCCACCGTGTGTCGGAGCAGGAGACTCGTTGCGTGCCGTTACACATCAGCTTTGAGAAGATCAGGTCTCACATTTATCAAATACACATTTACAACTAATAACAAATGATTGATGGAGCTGTAAATGATTGTAAAGTGCACTagaacacatttattgaattcTCAACATGAACCTCGTTTAATACTGAATGAGACTATATTATAATATTCAGATGTCAGTTTTCTGGAGGGCAGTGAAACATCCATCTTTCTGAGTAAAAGAAACCacaattcaattttatttatactTAATGAGGTTTTACTCTAAAGAATGTAGCTCGATTTGAATATATAACATCAATACTTGGATTGTTTTATCAGTTAAACTCTTGTTCGGTCAGTAAATAGGTGCTAAAGGTTGCttcatgcagctctgcagccacagctaaaAAGCAATGATTAATAATGGTTTAAGGACTCGTGTACAGCTATGGTACCTTCATAAAGTTTTACCattacagtgtgtgtgcgttaaaaatgttttaaagcacacacgcacacagataaTCTACAACAATAAATCGGAATAAACCTTTAAGTGAATTTCGGGAAGAAAATGTCTGAGTCCGTGTCCAGCCTATGGTGCTGCTCAGTACTTATTCTGTCCATATATGCACTCAGCAAAGAGAGAGGGAATAATTCACCGTCTCCTGCAGGGACAGACAACTGAAGCTGCCAATCAGGGTGGGCGGTGGGGGCCCCACAGGGGCCAAACCTCCAATCCTGCACCAGGGGGGACAAAAATAACCCAGgttcttgctctctctctccctctctctctctctctctctctctctccccgtgtGCGTTGCGTGCGTGTGCGCTGTCTCCTTGCTGGGTGCGCTCTAATAATAGAGGAGGCAGTCTGCTCCTTTAAGAGCAACATTAGTTGTAAAATCTGTAACAAACATGGTGATTAAGGTCTTTCTGGCAACTTCTTCTGGATCCACAGCGGTAAGAATTTATGCTGTCACTCACCTTCTGTCTCAGCTCATTCAATATTGACGTCACTCTTTTCCAAACGCTGCCTGTTGTGTTCTCAGCTTGTCCGTGTGAAGATTCCCAGTATCAGGAATGTTCAGTTGTTGGGGTTGGTCTGGTGTATGTGCGGGTTTTCTAGAAAAAGTGGGGGCCTCTCCCCAGCCCACAGGGTGCAGCGCTCCAGGGAGGGTGTTGGTCTCACACAATACTTAATATCTGCATTCTGTCCCCAAACACAACCACTCAAGTCTCTCCACTCTTTGTTGGTAACTGTAGCAGAATGGATCCATCCTCCACTCACTACTTTTGGCAAAGCTAACAAAACACTTCCAGCTGGTTCATGGGGGCGACATGTTTGTTCACACCGATAAAGGACCTCAGGAAAGCTCCCCCCTCAGTGACGGGGCCAAGAAAACAACTTAGTTCTGTCAAAAAACCCAGTATCATTTAAATCAGATCAAAAGTGTTGTGTGTGGAAAGTGATGGAATGTATCAAAGACCTGCACTTTTTGGGGAGATTTATCTCTAAAACCTTCAGACTTTGATGACTtttatacagtacatacatgaAACCCATGCACACCTCCCTGGTTCTAGTGCTCTCAGCTCTGATATTTGTGCTTTTCTTCCACCTTGCAGatcaaaaagaaacagcaggatGTGGTTGGCTTCCTCGAGGCCCTGAAGGTGGACTACACGGAGCTGGACATCGCCTGCAATGAGGAGAACCGCATGTGGATGAGGCAGAACGTTCCCACAGAAATGAAGCCCAGCAACGGCAtcccgctgccccccccagaTCTTCAATGACGACAGCTACTGTGGAGTAAGCACCCAGAGTCCATGGAGCAGGAAAAATTAGAGGGCTTTTAAATGCCCCCCTCAAatgttctttatttaaaaaaagggaaaactctGAATTTATTATCCTTCAAGTAAAAACCACCTGGTGGATGTGACCACTGACGTAGACCAGTGTAAAACCAGACCAGTATAAAACCAGTAGAGAGGACAGAGTGGTGGCTCCtcaaacctgtgtgtgtttgtgtgtttgtgtgcaggactATGACACGTTCTTCAATGCTAAGGAGGACAACACAGTGTTCGCTTTCCTGggtctgcctcctcctcctgggtcaaaggtcaggccatTTTTCTTCTACAGTGCTGAAATCTGACTGTCTTCATCTCTGTGTTCCTTGCTCTCAGCAGCACTTGGAGGACAGTTGTGGACACGATGAGAGTCCTGCATGATTGGATGActttatgttttaaaataatgtggCTGATTTATTGGAGCTGTTCTGGCGGTAAAAAGCCGCTCAGCTTTTGCTTTGGCTGCACGTCCAGCGGTCACGCCTAAAGGCCAATAACAAGATTCCAAAGTTGAAATATtccaatgacatcatttcctggagTATTTTCAGGGATGCCTGTGTGAATGAGCCTGTTTAAAGTTGTGTTTTGGTCTTTTTATACACTTTTATGGTGGCAGGAGGCACAGCAGATGCACATTGTGGAGAACGGGACTCACACTGAAGGAGCTGATGGCAGCGCTGATGATCCAACAGTAAATccactctctcttttctttccatcACACGATCATGAGTTTCCTCTTGCCTGCTCCATTCAGCCATCACAGCCACTAATCAATCACCCATGGATTCATCCTTATGGTTTAATTTTGAGGGTTCTTTTTCCCATGATGCTCTAACACACAGCTCAGCTGCCCTTCCACGCATTTAACAGTTCCATCTTAACACTTATCCTAAACTTGTACAAAggcttttctctttattttacaggATATTCATGTCCACAGAAGGTTTTTTTGTGAAATCTGCACCCTACTCATTGATTGATTTTAGCAGAGGAGCTAAACTAAAAAGACATGCTGATGTGTTCAATCACTTCAgctgatgggtggatggaagttgttgcttcttttcttcttcctgaacATTGTTGCTCATTTTCAGGGGGATCATTTCACCTCACTCCAATtacatttttctgcctttttaaagGGCTACAGCTTTAAACTGCATTTGTCACCCGCGCTCTCTACTCCTCCCCGACCCCTGCAGGGGCTGTCAGGCCCTGTTAGCAGAGGCTGCCAAGTGAGCTACAGATGTGGCTCCcagaggtgctggtggtggcTCAGCAGACataggcaaaaaagaaaaagaaagcaaaaatgttttttcatcTCAGAGCTAAAGTCAACATGCAGCAAGTCAGGAATCGTAGAGGGTCGTATTGAAACGTGGCTCAATTAAAGTCTCAAAGAAGTAATTTACAACAACAtcaaaacagaataaaatcaTTTGCAAATCCTGTAGAAAAATGTTCAGTTGAAAACTAGAGACAGGCACGATCAGCTGATCATCTCCTCTAGGCTGGAGGACACAGCATCCACGGGTGGACGTGGACTCTAGCATGTGGACAGGTGGGACCACAGCACACTTGTCTTCTCTgagtctgtctgtccatctcagAGGGCTCTGAGAAGCAGGCTGGTTTCTGGCTGTTGTTGAGATGGTTTccagtgtgtgaggaggtgaaTCCTGCGCTtgcaggagctgctgatggttcctgctggtGGTTCCTGAACCCACCTGGTAACATCTACGGTGTGAGGAGGTGGTTAATGCGCTACCCtctgaggggtcagaggtcacgggcATTTGACGGTTTCCAGCTCTGCTACTTACATGCCCAGATTTGTCCAGGTTCTCTGAATCCTTTAATGCTATTATGGTCTGGAGATGATGGCATCACTAAAGAGAATGTCAAAAAATATCCACCAGTGGAATTCCTCAACTTTCCCATTTTGTTGTTGCAGActtcaattttaaaatgaaagaatatTTGCTAAATTAGAGTAAAGTTTAGTGTCAGTCCAGGTATTGGCCGGTGTGTGATTGTCTAAATATAAGCTGAAAAGGATGATAATGGCATTCTGTCCCTTTTACACAAGAGCAGCTTTAATAACTTCACCTCGTCGGAACTGGAGTTGAACCTCAGTACTACTGGTGTTTAATCCTTTCATGTCAAAGCAGGTTCTGGTGGGTGAAGGTTGTTGCTAAtgtctctttgttttcaggcaTTTAGCCTAGCAAATCTAAGCGATGTTAAGCTACGCTAAGCTAAACTGAACGGCGGATGAGTGTTAACGCGATGCATCTTTTGCAGCGTAAGGATGTCCCAGCAGATGAGACAATGACCGTCCAATGTCTGGCTGCTGTTGAGCACGTTTTAATCGCCAGCTGTTGCTCTCATTACTTGATAAGGAGGttccagtggaggagtgcaacgGGGAAACCCAGACTgatggtggagaggaggaaggtgagagtggccaggaggaagagggtgaggCTGCAGATGAAGAGGCCCCTGCAGACGAAGATGAGGAATTAGAAGAAACAGATGAGGTTCCACCTTTGAGTGTCGGCCCTCATAATTAACTCGTTCTCTCTAGTTTTCCTCAATCTTCTCATCATTCCTGGaatgctgtttttcctccccccagTATGCCTGTCTATACTTTAAGTCATCTCTTCTTTAAACATTCCATCTGTAGCTCCTGCATCTCCTTGAAAGGTTGCATTTTAACTCAATCTCTGTagttttcatcatttttccaGCACGGTGAGATGTTTAACTGCCCTGCCCTCATATTTGCCCCTGTGTGCTTCTGTGTTCTGCTGATGCAGATGTTCCACATGTGTCGATGATTCTCCTGCATTTCTCTGCACACCCCCTCAGTGTTAAAGCATCCCGGTCCGGTTGTGCCTGTGAGTGTTTCACAGATACATGTGAGGTATTTgactctgtcctgtcctctctatTAGCAGGCCCAGGCTGAAGAAGATGAGCAGGTAGGAACATGAAGCCTTTCTGAAAACTGCAGTGATGCCTACAGCTTTGATGAaatgtttctctcctcctcagcaggacgAAGAAGCTGATGATGACCGGGTAAGTTTGAAATACCGACACAGACTTCAGAACATCCCAAATCTCCCTCTGAACATCAGCATATTGTAGCTAATCCTTCCCTCAGCAGCCACCTCTGGAGTCACATCTAGCCAGTGGACTTACTGTCTGATCCTCAACTCTCATCTATCTTCTCTCACCCAGACTCCTGAAACCTGTTAGCATGTAATaaactgttagcattagctcttGGATAATACAGTCACATTGGCTCTCCTTTGTTGTCTTCATGTCGCATGTTTTGTTCAGTGGGATCATTTCATGAAGGTTTTTCTTCATAACAGGACCTTTTTTGAAGGGCTTCACGTTGTCAATGAGGTCTTTCTCATCACAGATCATGAAGACAACACTGATGCTGAGACAACATATTTGGTTACAAATATGAAGTGTTATATAGTGTTTCATCTGTACTTATGGCATCATTTATAGTTACGTCCTGTTTTGACTTGGATGAAGACGTGAGCAGCCTTTGGAGCAACGTTCCTCTGTTGGGAagattttattgttatttttgtacTTGAGGGCTTTTACTGCTTTAGATTTGTATTCCAGTCCCTTTGTCCTGTGTCAGAGgacattctgctgctctttatACCAGCTCCACCCCTCCTGCACGTGttctttaacctttgaccccttctTTTGTCCATATCTGGGTTTGCTTCCTCCAGGATGAAGAGGATTTGCACTCAGAGGTAACAAGTGTCTCAGTCATCAACAGTTGGGGAGGTGGGGCTGCAATGGGGTCTGGGTCTTCGGTTTCCCTCCAACTCTTTCTCCATtcacctcttcatcctcccctcATCGCCTTTCACTCCGTTCCTTAACCtcattgttttctgtc is from Takifugu rubripes chromosome 11, fTakRub1.2, whole genome shotgun sequence and encodes:
- the get1 gene encoding guided entry of tail-anchored proteins factor 1, which codes for MAAGYAWFLVLGSVFLCNLMKTLLPSISSFLSKLVQKDAEQESEMRAEIHEMKKEQSTISMMDEFARHARLERKINKMTDKLKTHVKSRTAQQAKMKWVVNIVFYILQAALMISLIWKFYSDPVTVVPSKWIAPVERLVAFPTGVAGGVGITCWLVVCNKVITLGLHAIS
- the sh3bgr gene encoding LOW QUALITY PROTEIN: SH3 domain-binding glutamic acid-rich protein (The sequence of the model RefSeq protein was modified relative to this genomic sequence to represent the inferred CDS: deleted 1 base in 1 codon) encodes the protein MVIKVFLATSSGSTAIKKKQQDVVGFLEALKVDYTELDIACNEENRMWMRQNVPTEMKPSNGIPLPPQIFNDDSYCGDYDTFFNAKEDNTVFAFLGLPPPPGSKEAQQMHIVENGTHTEGADGSADDPTEVPVEECNGETQTDGGEEEGESGQEEEGEAADEEAPADEDEELEETDEAQAEEDEQQDEEADDDRDEEDLHSEDEEELQQLQEEEEAEAQEGEEEEAEEEQEVEAE